A DNA window from Porphyromonas gingivalis ATCC 33277 contains the following coding sequences:
- a CDS encoding IS5-like element ISPg8 family transposase has protein sequence MAYQSKNTDEHVTFADALLSKRYRKAQNDFLNQVDRLIDWRPIRTLINKKYTKRQNAIGAPAYDVILLFKMLLLETWYNLSDCALEERINDSITFSRFLGLKMEEVSPDHSTISRFRSALTELGLMDKLLAQFNKQLSRHHISVREGVLVDASLVETPHKPNGSITIEVADDRQDNRSEEEKEAEEDYQKQVVRRRKGTDEEARWVYKQKRYHYGYKKHCLTNVQGIVQKVITTAANRSDTKEFIPLLQGANIPQGTAVLADKGYACGENRSYLQTHHLQDGIMHKAQRNRALTEEEKQRNKAIGPIRSTIERTFGSIRRWFHGGRCRYRGLAKTHTQNILESIAFNLYRTPGIIMSSSVG, from the coding sequence ATGGCATACCAATCCAAGAATACCGATGAGCATGTAACATTTGCAGACGCACTCCTTTCAAAGCGTTATCGCAAAGCACAAAACGACTTCCTCAATCAGGTTGACAGGCTTATCGATTGGCGTCCGATCAGGACGCTGATCAACAAGAAATACACGAAGCGACAAAATGCCATCGGCGCACCGGCTTATGACGTGATTCTCTTATTCAAGATGTTGCTTTTGGAGACATGGTACAACCTCAGTGATTGTGCTTTGGAGGAGCGCATCAATGATTCAATCACCTTTTCCCGATTCTTGGGACTGAAGATGGAAGAGGTATCTCCCGACCACAGCACCATCAGTCGATTTCGTTCGGCACTGACAGAGTTGGGTCTCATGGACAAACTGTTGGCGCAGTTTAACAAACAACTTTCGCGCCATCACATTTCGGTAAGGGAAGGGGTGCTTGTCGATGCAAGCCTTGTGGAGACGCCGCACAAACCCAACGGAAGCATTACGATTGAAGTCGCAGACGACAGGCAAGACAATCGGAGCGAGGAGGAAAAAGAGGCAGAGGAGGATTATCAAAAACAGGTTGTCCGCCGGCGTAAAGGGACGGATGAAGAAGCCCGTTGGGTTTACAAACAAAAGCGTTATCACTACGGATACAAAAAGCATTGTCTGACCAATGTTCAAGGCATTGTTCAAAAGGTGATAACGACAGCAGCGAACCGCAGTGACACGAAGGAGTTTATTCCGCTATTGCAGGGTGCAAACATACCTCAAGGCACAGCCGTCTTGGCGGACAAAGGATATGCTTGCGGGGAAAATCGTTCCTACCTGCAAACCCATCACCTTCAAGACGGCATTATGCACAAGGCACAACGCAACAGGGCATTGACCGAGGAAGAGAAGCAACGAAACAAAGCAATCGGTCCGATACGGAGCACCATCGAACGCACCTTTGGCAGTATTCGCCGGTGGTTTCATGGCGGACGATGTCGATACCGGGGACTTGCCAAGACCCATACTCAAAACATTCTTGAAAGCATCGCCTTTAATTTATACAGAACCCCGGGGATAATTATGTCCTCATCCGTAGGATAA
- a CDS encoding CoA transferase subunit A — MNKAISAEKLSALFKDGMTIMVGGFLANGTPERIIDELVKSGVKDLTLIANDTSYPDRGCGRLIANHQVKKLIASHIGTNPMTGDQMNTGELVIEFSPQGTLAERVRAGGAGLGGVLTPTGLGTVIEEGKQKIEIDGEVFLLEKPIRADFAFIKGSVGDEFGNLIYKGTTQNFQPLMAMAADCVVAEIEEIHPIGQIPMEQIHTSGIFVDYILR, encoded by the coding sequence ATGAATAAAGCGATTTCGGCTGAAAAGTTGTCCGCCTTGTTTAAGGACGGTATGACTATCATGGTGGGTGGCTTCTTAGCGAATGGTACCCCCGAAAGGATTATCGATGAACTAGTAAAAAGCGGTGTCAAGGATCTCACTCTTATTGCCAACGACACGTCCTATCCGGATCGTGGTTGTGGTCGGCTCATTGCAAACCATCAGGTGAAGAAGTTGATAGCTTCTCACATAGGTACGAACCCCATGACCGGTGACCAAATGAATACAGGTGAGTTGGTAATCGAGTTTAGTCCTCAGGGTACTCTTGCAGAGAGAGTACGAGCAGGAGGAGCCGGCTTGGGAGGAGTATTGACCCCTACAGGGCTTGGGACGGTAATCGAAGAAGGTAAACAGAAGATCGAGATTGATGGCGAGGTTTTTTTGCTCGAAAAACCTATCCGTGCCGACTTTGCCTTTATCAAGGGAAGTGTTGGCGATGAATTTGGGAATCTCATCTATAAAGGCACAACACAGAACTTCCAGCCCCTGATGGCAATGGCAGCAGACTGTGTAGTGGCAGAAATCGAAGAAATCCACCCCATCGGACAGATCCCCATGGAACAAATCCATACCAGCGGCATATTCGTGGACTATATCCTCCGCTAA
- a CDS encoding hotdog fold domain-containing protein — protein MTKTSMIRLRMSAHDAHYGGNLVDGARMLQLFGDVATELLIMQDGDEGLFCAYDNVEFLAPVFAGDYIEAVGEITHVGNTSRKMKFEARKVIRPRTDISESAADVLDEPIVVCRATGTCVVPANCQRNK, from the coding sequence ATGACAAAGACATCAATGATCCGTCTTCGGATGAGTGCGCATGATGCTCATTACGGAGGTAACTTAGTAGATGGGGCTCGCATGCTCCAACTCTTCGGAGACGTTGCCACAGAACTCCTTATCATGCAAGATGGTGATGAAGGCCTCTTCTGTGCTTATGACAATGTGGAATTTTTGGCTCCGGTATTTGCCGGAGATTATATAGAGGCTGTAGGCGAAATCACTCATGTGGGAAATACCAGTCGAAAGATGAAATTCGAAGCTCGTAAGGTGATTCGTCCTCGTACGGATATTTCGGAGTCGGCAGCCGATGTGCTTGACGAACCTATTGTTGTTTGCCGTGCTACCGGCACTTGTGTGGTACCGGCTAATTGCCAGCGCAACAAATAA